GGCGGCGCGGCTGCTCTTCTACCCGACGTTGCTGTACACGGCGGCGCGGGCGCGGCTGCCCGGGTCCCGCCGGCCCTGGTTCCACCGCATCGACGGCGCCGTGCTGCTGGGGGCGCTGCCGCTGCGGGGACGCAGCCGCAGGGTAaggcgggcgcggcggggcgggccgggccgggcgggccggCGGTGCCTGACGGTGCCTGTGCCCGCAGCTAGTGGCGGAGGAGAACGTGCGCGCCGTGGTCACCCTCAACGAGGAGTACGAGACCCGCTTCCTCTGCTGCTCCGCCCAGGTGAGCCCGGCGGCCCGCGGAGCTTGGCGGTGCCCCCCGGGACGGGTCTCTTGGCGCTTGTCCCCGCGTAGGTGAGGCTTGAGCCGCCTCCTGCCCTCATCCTGGCAGCGACCGCCGagtcctctggcagcagagacGGCGTTTCTTCGTGCCTAAGCCGACTTTTAAAACTATGCGACTAAACCAGTAAAACGTGAGGATGCGAGTAAAGTGTTATAGCTACAGcggtggaggggagagggaaggggagcgTTAATTCCACACACATCACTATGCACATACAGGAATGcctttttttgagggggggacGAGAACCCAGCTCACCTTTCCTTTAGCTGAACGGCATCTTCCCACTTCCCTTTACCTTCTCTTTTCTGACAGCCACCACTAAAGTTTTCATACAACTTGAATTGACATTAAAAGTCTGCTTACAACTCCACTGAATTTCCCAACTGTCTCAACAAgttctgggttttctttctggaaaaaaaaaaaccccgaaagTTAACTGATCAAATCTGCTATCTCAATTTCAGGAATGGGAGGCAATGGGAGTGGAGCAACTGCGTCTCAGCACCGTGGACCTAACTGGAGTCCCCACCTTGGAAAACCTCCACAAGGGTGTTGAATTCATACTGAAACACCGAGCGTGCGGTAACAGCGTCTACGTGCACTGCAAGGCAGGACGCTCCCGCAGTGCCACCATGGTGGCAGCGTATTTAATTCAAGTAAGGCTTCTATACTAAATGGGGTTTATTGTCATACAGTCCGGGCGAGTACAGCCAACCTTTACAATTTGCTTCTGCTCAAGAAACCTGAGCATGTACAGGTGCATTaatattctgtgattttacagAGTTTGGACTGGAGACCCATTTGAAAAGAGGTAGATAGCTAGGGCCCAAACTTACATTGCTCTTTTGTAGGACGTGGCAAATACAAGGTAAATGAACAACTGAAACAACGTTTGCTGAACTGCAGTCTAAGCTTTCTTTGATAATCTCATTTATGTTTATGCACATTGTTCATCAGCGCTTAGGATACTCTTTAAGATAATGCTTGCTGGCAATAAGATAGTGGCGAAGCTGCCATTTTAAGTAGTCTTTTCATTCATCGGTGCAGCCTGCCTCTGCCAGCTCAGTTATTAGCACAGGCACTGGCAAAGATGTTCGGATCTTATGGGAGAGAGAAACTGTTGTTGCAACAAAGCTTTGAAACACATGGCCTGATAGTATCTGTTGCTGGTTCTGGCAGATCAGTCAGGCTTCAGGAAGCTGCTCAGCTTTCTGGGCCATTAATATAGTTAAGTTCTCAAGGGGTTTTGAATGATTCTGCCATTCTTAATCCTTTCTATGGAGCAACAGATTGAGATGTGAATTAACGAGTTACTTGGAAGGGTAGTAGATTCACTGAGCAGATAAACATCCATTTTTGTTCAGATTTTCGCCTTGGTTAACTGAAATGGTGAGCCTTTCTAAGCTTTTCAATAAATACAATTCAGGATCAAGAGAAGTGACTTCGGTTTTCCGAGTTCCTCTACAGACCCAACTGGGTAAGCCAGCACTAAGAATAAAATCCCACCTGTGGATTCTTCTTTTGGTGTTATTAAGCGCTCCCTGGAAAATTTTCCCTTAGTGCTGAAGGGAAAATTTTCTCACTAAGCGCTGAAGTGTGATGGGAGTACtaggaaagttttaaaaaaataaaaaaagcaagctgcacttttgctctgctctggtggGACTAGGAAACTATTCACAGTGTGATGGAAGCATGAGTGAGACAGAGAATGAAGGTCCCAGGCAGCAACCACCCCTCTATAACTGAGGGGCTCATTTAATGAACTTGCATTGACATTCAGGCCCCTCTGAGAGGAACATGAAGTAAACAGAAGGGGCAAAGCAGCAAGTTTTCTAACAACTCTGATGTTGCCTGTAGCCTCCAGGAACTAGTGCAAGGATGGAATGGATTTTCATCTGCAGGGTTTCTGCCTTTTCAGCTGCATCGCTGGAGCCCTCAGGAAGCAATAGAGGCTATTGCCAAGATCCGTCCCCACATCCTCGTTCGGCACAAGCAAGTCCAGGTCCTGGAGGTATTTCACAGGAACTTGACTGCTGGGACAACTGCAGAGTATCAGTGAGAACTATCAAAATCTCTGTCTcgtctgctttaaaaaaatcttacgCTTTAATCATCTAATGAAGGCGTAAGCATTGTACTTCTTGAccatcaataaagacatttttacatAAATTACAGTAAAGGGGAAGTTGGGCTGTTTCATTAAAGCTTTCTTTCTTTACAGCTAATCTCTTAGTTCTCGTGGAGCCCCATAgttcttctctcccacacaGAGTATCAGTGCTGAGCCAAACTGCAATCCACAGGAAGTCTATAATAtttgcagcaaaggaaaagaaaactttgtcTCAGCAGAGACTTTATTCAGATTCTTACCCAAAGGGTTACAGTGCCAACAGAGAGGGGTAGGAGGAAGTGGTCTTAATTCCATCTTTCACCAACACTATGTTATGATTACAGGTGGGGATTCCCTATACAGTAAAGGAGGCCAATACTTGTAAAAACGATCTCCCTCTGTATGCTAGGTTATGACAGAGCAGTAAGCAAGTTCCCAGTTTGTTACCACTCCTCTAGGAGAAGCGCTGAATAATGCAACCTGCTGAAGGTCTTGGGGTCAGCTCTGGAATCTGTCTGCTGTAAATATTTCTGCCAGTCCCTCCTTCTGCAATAGGGACACAGGAATGTTTAAATGGGGACATCCCTGGAGGACACAGTGCACATCTAACTCTGTGACTGACATGGCAG
The Gavia stellata isolate bGavSte3 chromosome 7, bGavSte3.hap2, whole genome shotgun sequence genome window above contains:
- the PTPMT1 gene encoding phosphatidylglycerophosphatase and protein-tyrosine phosphatase 1, which gives rise to MGVAAALGAGAARLLFYPTLLYTAARARLPGSRRPWFHRIDGAVLLGALPLRGRSRRLVAEENVRAVVTLNEEYETRFLCCSAQEWEAMGVEQLRLSTVDLTGVPTLENLHKGVEFILKHRACGNSVYVHCKAGRSRSATMVAAYLIQLHRWSPQEAIEAIAKIRPHILVRHKQVQVLEVFHRNLTAGTTAEYQ